From a single Streptomyces sp. NBC_00377 genomic region:
- the atzF gene encoding allophanate hydrolase, protein MSTTESRVRAAYSRIEATDRPEIWIDLRPRADVEAEARGLDERLARGERLPLAGRLLAVKGNIDVAGLPTTAGCPAYAYRPAEDAPVVARLRAAGALVLGTTNLDQFATGLVGTRSPHGAVRGAVDPARVSGGSSSGSAVAVALGIVDLALGTDTAGSGRVPAAFNGIVGLKPTRGLVPTEGVVPACASIDCVTVFARTLPEAEQALALMASPAGRSLPALPVRKPGPWRVAVPPLAQLGELDHGWAQAYEAAVRQVEAAGAEIRSLDLTPFTEAAAMLYEGAFVAERYTAVGSFVDKLMAEGGEGLDPTVAGIITRARNIPAHRLYTDTERLSVLRTRALAELADADALLLPTTPGHPTLAEVAADPLGANARLGRFTNSTNLFDLAAAAVPAGEVDGLPFGVMLVGPAFTDERLARIADLLRPQVHLAVVGAHLTGQPLNSQLLSLGAVLDRTTTTSPVYRLHALRTAPPKPGLVHVGEGGAAIEVEVWRLPAEGLGRLLASLPRPMALGSVELADGSRTPGFLCEPSGLTDAQDITAYGGWRAYLTR, encoded by the coding sequence ATGTCCACGACCGAGTCCCGCGTCCGCGCCGCCTACTCCCGCATCGAGGCCACGGACCGTCCCGAGATCTGGATCGACCTGCGGCCGCGGGCGGACGTCGAGGCGGAGGCCCGCGGGCTCGACGAGCGACTGGCGCGGGGCGAGCGCCTCCCGCTCGCCGGCCGTCTCCTCGCCGTCAAGGGGAACATCGACGTGGCCGGGCTGCCCACCACCGCGGGCTGCCCGGCGTACGCCTACCGGCCCGCCGAGGACGCCCCCGTGGTCGCCCGCCTCCGCGCGGCCGGCGCGCTGGTGCTGGGCACCACGAACCTGGACCAGTTCGCGACCGGCCTGGTGGGCACCCGCTCCCCCCACGGCGCGGTCCGGGGCGCCGTCGACCCGGCGCGGGTGAGCGGCGGCTCGAGCTCCGGTTCGGCCGTCGCGGTGGCCCTCGGCATCGTCGACCTGGCCCTGGGCACGGACACGGCCGGTTCGGGGCGGGTCCCGGCCGCCTTCAACGGCATCGTCGGCCTCAAGCCCACCCGGGGGCTGGTCCCCACCGAAGGGGTCGTCCCGGCCTGCGCCTCGATCGACTGCGTGACGGTGTTCGCCCGCACGCTCCCCGAAGCCGAACAGGCCCTCGCCCTTATGGCGTCCCCGGCTGGCCGCTCCCTTCCCGCGCTCCCCGTACGGAAGCCCGGCCCCTGGCGCGTCGCCGTCCCGCCCCTCGCTCAGCTGGGTGAGCTGGACCATGGCTGGGCGCAGGCCTACGAGGCGGCGGTACGACAGGTCGAGGCCGCCGGGGCCGAGATCCGTTCCCTCGACCTCACGCCGTTCACCGAGGCGGCCGCGATGCTCTACGAGGGCGCGTTCGTAGCCGAGCGCTACACCGCCGTGGGCAGCTTTGTCGACAAGTTGATGGCGGAGGGCGGCGAGGGACTGGACCCGACGGTCGCGGGCATCATCACCCGGGCCCGGAACATCCCGGCCCACCGGCTCTACACGGACACCGAACGCCTGTCGGTCCTGCGCACCCGCGCCCTGGCCGAACTGGCCGACGCGGACGCCCTGTTGCTGCCCACCACGCCCGGCCACCCCACCCTCGCCGAGGTCGCCGCCGATCCACTGGGAGCCAACGCCCGCCTGGGCCGCTTCACCAACTCCACCAATCTCTTCGACCTCGCGGCGGCGGCCGTCCCGGCCGGCGAGGTGGACGGCCTGCCCTTCGGCGTGATGCTGGTCGGCCCGGCCTTCACGGACGAACGGCTGGCGCGGATCGCGGATCTGCTGCGGCCGCAGGTGCACCTCGCCGTGGTCGGCGCCCACCTGACGGGCCAGCCCCTCAATTCCCAACTGCTGTCCCTGGGCGCGGTGCTGGACCGTACGACCACGACGTCCCCGGTCTACCGACTGCACGCCCTTCGCACGGCCCCGCCGAAGCCGGGGCTGGTGCACGTGGGCGAGGGCGGGGCGGCGATCGAGGTGGAGGTCTGGCGCCTCCCCGCGGAGGGCCTCGGCCGCCTCCTAGCCTCGCTCCCCCGTCCGATGGCCCTGGGCAGCGTGGAACTGGCGGACGGCAGCCGCACCCCCGGCTTCCTCTGCGAGCCCTCCGGCCTCACCGACGCGCAGGACATCACGGCATACGGAGGCTGGCGGGCCTACCTGACCCGCTGA
- a CDS encoding 5-oxoprolinase/urea amidolyase family protein, with amino-acid sequence MTFDKLLIANRGEIAVRIIRTARALGLRTVAVYSDPDRSAPHVRLADEAVRLGPAPAKESYLDADLVLKAAKDTGAGAIHPGYGFLSEDAAFARRCGDAGIVFVGPTPEQLELFGAKHTARAAAEAAGVPLAPGTGLLADLPEALERARLIGYPVMLKATGGGGGIGMSACRSAGELTDAWERVQRVAAASFSSAGVFLERLVEHARHVEVQVFGDGAGRVVTFGDRDCSLQRRNQKVVEEAPAPGLPAHIREQLARSARDLCASVDYRSAGTVEFVYDAAREEAYFLEVNTRLQVEHPVTEEIYGVDLVAWMLRLARGERDVVGDPGRPRGHAVEARLYAEDPSREHRPSAGLLTRVEFPDGVRVDGWVETGTEVTTSYDPMLAKVIAYGPDREHALRRLDEALARTRVDGIETNLGLVRAALADSRFVTAAHSTATLATVTDPTPRVEVVSGGTLTTVQDWPGRTGHWQVGVPPSGPMDDRSFRLGNRALGNPEGAPGLECTLQGPALRFTHATAVCVTGAPAPVAVDGTAVAQWEPVTVPAGALLEIGAPSEHGLRTYVLFAGGLDVPAFLGSSSTFTLGRFGGHGGRALRTGDVLHCGTLAQGSAAPVPGPSESDRPRFAPVWHIGTVEGPHAAPEFFTEDDIRDFYAAEWKVHFNSARTGVRLVGPKPRWARTDGGEAGLHPSNIHDTPYSVGAVDYTGDMPVLLGPDGPSLGGFVCPATVLSSERWKLGQLRPGDTVRFEPVDVDGAPRPTIVDGGVLARDGDVTYRRSGDDNLLVEFGPLQLDLALRMRVHALMEAVAAADLTGVTDLTPGIRSLQIQTDPSRLPQHELLAVVREMTAALPPTDQLVVPSRTVHLPLSWDDPATREAIARYMAGVRDDAPWCPWNIEFIRRVNGLDTVADVYDTVFAAEYLVLGLGDVYLGAPVATPLDPRHRLVTTKYNPARTWTAENSVGIGGAYLCVYGMEGPGGYQFVGRTTQVWSPWQQRGAFEPGSPWLLRFFDRIRWYPVEADELLELRADITSGRFVPRIEEGTFSLAEYQAFLTEHASSIAEFRSGQQSAFAAERDAWETAGEFARAAAAAAPPAPPAEVALPPGGRLVEAEFAASVWQLNVSPGDEVTAGQPLLALEAMKMESRVHAPVDGVVAQVLARPGDQVEAGTALLVLAPAAS; translated from the coding sequence ATGACCTTCGACAAGCTGCTGATCGCCAACCGGGGCGAGATAGCCGTCCGGATCATCCGCACGGCCCGCGCGCTGGGCCTGCGCACCGTCGCGGTGTACTCCGACCCCGACCGCTCGGCACCCCACGTCCGGCTCGCCGACGAGGCCGTACGGCTCGGCCCGGCCCCCGCGAAGGAGTCGTACCTCGACGCGGACCTGGTCCTCAAGGCGGCCAAGGACACCGGCGCGGGCGCGATCCACCCGGGCTACGGCTTCCTCTCCGAGGACGCGGCCTTCGCGCGCCGCTGTGGCGACGCCGGGATCGTGTTCGTCGGCCCGACCCCCGAGCAGCTGGAGCTGTTCGGCGCCAAGCACACGGCGCGGGCGGCGGCGGAGGCCGCGGGTGTACCGCTGGCTCCCGGCACCGGACTCCTGGCGGACCTGCCGGAGGCGCTGGAACGGGCCCGGCTCATCGGCTATCCGGTCATGCTCAAGGCCACCGGCGGCGGCGGCGGGATCGGCATGTCGGCGTGCCGCTCGGCCGGCGAACTGACCGACGCCTGGGAGCGCGTCCAGCGCGTGGCCGCCGCCTCCTTCTCCTCCGCCGGCGTCTTCCTGGAACGGCTGGTGGAGCACGCCCGCCATGTCGAGGTGCAGGTCTTCGGTGACGGCGCGGGCCGGGTCGTCACCTTCGGCGACCGCGACTGCTCCCTCCAGCGCCGCAACCAGAAGGTCGTGGAGGAGGCCCCGGCCCCCGGCCTGCCCGCACACATACGGGAGCAACTCGCCCGCAGCGCACGCGACCTGTGCGCCTCGGTCGACTACCGCTCCGCGGGGACCGTCGAGTTCGTCTACGACGCCGCCCGCGAGGAGGCCTACTTCCTGGAGGTCAACACCCGCCTCCAGGTGGAGCACCCGGTCACCGAGGAGATCTACGGCGTCGACCTCGTCGCCTGGATGCTGCGTCTGGCACGCGGCGAGCGGGACGTCGTCGGCGACCCGGGACGGCCCCGTGGCCACGCCGTCGAGGCACGTCTCTACGCGGAGGACCCGAGCCGCGAACACCGGCCCAGCGCGGGTCTGTTGACGCGGGTGGAGTTCCCGGACGGGGTGCGCGTCGACGGCTGGGTGGAGACGGGGACCGAGGTCACCACGTCGTACGACCCGATGCTCGCGAAGGTGATCGCTTACGGCCCGGACCGGGAGCACGCGCTGCGCCGCCTCGACGAGGCGCTGGCCAGGACCCGCGTCGACGGCATCGAGACGAACCTCGGGCTGGTCCGGGCGGCGCTGGCGGACTCCCGCTTCGTGACGGCGGCCCACTCGACGGCGACCCTCGCCACCGTCACGGACCCGACCCCCCGCGTCGAGGTCGTCTCCGGCGGCACCCTCACCACCGTGCAGGACTGGCCCGGCCGCACCGGACACTGGCAGGTCGGCGTCCCGCCGTCCGGGCCCATGGACGACCGCTCCTTCCGCCTCGGCAACCGGGCGCTCGGCAACCCCGAGGGCGCCCCGGGCCTGGAGTGCACCCTCCAGGGGCCGGCCCTGCGCTTCACCCACGCCACGGCGGTCTGTGTGACGGGCGCACCCGCGCCGGTCGCCGTCGACGGCACCGCGGTGGCGCAGTGGGAGCCCGTGACCGTGCCGGCCGGGGCCCTGCTGGAGATCGGCGCGCCCAGCGAGCACGGCCTGCGCACGTACGTCCTGTTCGCGGGCGGCCTGGACGTACCGGCCTTCCTGGGCAGCTCGAGCACGTTCACCCTGGGCCGGTTCGGCGGCCACGGCGGACGGGCCCTGCGGACGGGGGACGTCCTGCACTGCGGAACGCTCGCCCAGGGCTCCGCCGCTCCCGTCCCCGGCCCGTCGGAGTCCGACCGTCCGCGGTTCGCCCCCGTCTGGCACATCGGCACGGTCGAGGGTCCGCACGCGGCGCCGGAGTTCTTCACCGAGGACGACATCCGCGACTTCTACGCCGCCGAATGGAAGGTCCACTTCAACTCGGCCCGCACCGGTGTGCGCCTCGTCGGCCCCAAGCCGCGCTGGGCCCGCACCGACGGCGGTGAGGCGGGGCTGCACCCCTCCAACATCCATGACACGCCCTACTCCGTCGGTGCCGTCGACTACACGGGCGACATGCCGGTGCTGCTCGGCCCGGACGGCCCCTCACTCGGAGGGTTCGTCTGCCCGGCCACGGTCCTCAGCTCCGAGCGCTGGAAGCTGGGCCAGCTGCGGCCGGGCGACACGGTCCGCTTCGAGCCGGTGGACGTGGACGGCGCGCCGCGCCCCACGATCGTCGACGGGGGTGTGCTGGCCCGGGACGGTGATGTGACCTACCGGCGCAGCGGCGACGACAACCTGCTGGTGGAGTTCGGGCCGTTGCAGCTGGACCTGGCGCTGCGCATGCGGGTCCACGCGCTGATGGAGGCGGTGGCGGCGGCGGACCTGACGGGCGTCACCGACCTCACCCCGGGCATCCGCTCGCTCCAGATCCAGACCGACCCGAGCCGCCTACCGCAGCACGAACTCCTGGCGGTCGTGCGGGAGATGACGGCGGCCCTGCCGCCCACGGACCAGCTGGTCGTGCCCTCCCGCACCGTGCACCTGCCGCTGTCCTGGGACGACCCCGCGACCCGCGAGGCCATCGCCCGCTACATGGCGGGCGTCCGCGACGACGCCCCCTGGTGCCCCTGGAACATCGAGTTCATCCGCCGGGTCAACGGCCTGGACACGGTGGCCGACGTCTACGACACGGTGTTCGCCGCGGAGTACCTGGTCCTGGGGCTGGGAGACGTCTACCTCGGCGCCCCGGTCGCCACCCCTCTCGACCCGCGCCACCGCCTGGTGACGACGAAGTACAACCCCGCGCGCACCTGGACGGCCGAGAACTCGGTCGGCATCGGCGGGGCCTATCTCTGCGTCTACGGCATGGAGGGGCCCGGCGGCTACCAGTTCGTGGGCCGGACGACCCAGGTGTGGTCGCCCTGGCAGCAGCGCGGCGCGTTCGAACCCGGTTCGCCCTGGCTGCTGCGCTTCTTCGACCGGATCCGCTGGTACCCGGTCGAAGCGGACGAACTCCTGGAGCTGCGGGCGGACATCACCTCGGGCCGCTTTGTGCCCCGCATCGAGGAGGGCACCTTCTCGCTCGCCGAGTACCAGGCCTTCCTCACCGAACACGCCTCCTCGATAGCGGAGTTCAGATCGGGTCAGCAGAGCGCGTTCGCCGCGGAGCGGGACGCCTGGGAGACGGCGGGCGAGTTCGCACGGGCTGCGGCCGCCGCCGCGCCGCCCGCACCCCCGGCCGAGGTGGCGCTGCCGCCGGGCGGCCGCCTGGTCGAGGCCGAGTTCGCGGCCTCCGTCTGGCAGTTGAACGTGTCCCCCGGCGACGAGGTGACGGCGGGCCAGCCGCTGCTCGCCCTGGAGGCGATGAAGATGGAGTCCAGGGTGCACGCGCCGGTCGACGGCGTGGTGGCACAGGTCCTGGCTCGACCGGGCGACCAGGTGGAGGCGGGCACGGCGCTGCTCGTGCTGGCCCCGGCCGCGAGCTGA
- a CDS encoding urea amidolyase associated protein UAAP2 yields the protein MSTKTVVAARAAWSSVVREGETLTITDLHGNQAVDFLVYDAHDTSVRYSAPDTIHAQGGIFLTTGSVLMSNEHTALMTVTADAVGRHDTVGGACSKESNTLRYGHHTFSQHACVDNFLAEGARHGLGKRDLVSNINWYMNVPVEKDGTLGIVDGLSAPSLSLTLRAERDVLVLVSNCPQINNPCNGFEPTAVEMTITAPHGIEDPA from the coding sequence ATGAGCACGAAGACAGTCGTCGCGGCCCGCGCCGCCTGGTCCTCGGTCGTCCGCGAGGGCGAGACGCTGACCATCACCGACCTGCACGGCAACCAGGCCGTCGACTTCCTCGTCTACGACGCCCACGACACGTCCGTGCGCTACAGCGCGCCCGACACCATCCACGCCCAGGGCGGCATCTTCCTCACCACGGGCAGTGTGCTGATGTCCAACGAGCACACCGCGCTGATGACGGTGACCGCCGACGCCGTGGGCCGCCACGACACCGTCGGCGGCGCCTGCTCCAAGGAGTCCAACACCCTTCGCTACGGCCACCACACCTTCTCCCAGCACGCGTGCGTGGACAACTTCCTCGCCGAGGGCGCCCGGCACGGCCTCGGCAAACGGGACCTGGTCTCCAACATCAACTGGTACATGAACGTGCCCGTCGAGAAGGACGGCACCCTCGGCATCGTCGACGGCCTCTCCGCACCGAGCCTCTCACTCACGCTCCGCGCCGAACGGGACGTCCTGGTCCTGGTCTCCAACTGCCCCCAGATCAACAACCCCTGCAACGGCTTCGAGCCGACGGCGGTGGAGATGACGATCACCGCACCCCACGGCATCGAGGACCCGGCATGA
- a CDS encoding urea amidolyase associated protein UAAP1, whose product MAATATTYGARVHARAQEGARAEAMPVVPARDWQDPPCEAGHLVWAETVAGGNYTHRVLARGTELRLTDLHGDACAHLLLYVDGRPWERLNVADTVKVQWNAYLGEGVLLLSDQGRVLASVVADTSGRHDALCGTSTLVRNTERYGDGSPQSPSPAGRELFKLAAAKNGLEPRDLPPSLSFFQGVQVRGDGSLDFTGSAGPGASVTLRAEQDVTVLIANVPHPADDRPRYVSTPLEVLAWRAAPTGPGDQLWDATPEGRRAFLNTAEFLTARGLA is encoded by the coding sequence ATGGCGGCGACAGCGACCACGTACGGAGCACGCGTCCACGCCCGGGCGCAGGAGGGCGCCCGGGCCGAGGCCATGCCGGTCGTCCCGGCCCGGGACTGGCAGGACCCGCCCTGCGAGGCGGGCCACCTGGTGTGGGCCGAGACGGTCGCGGGTGGCAACTACACCCACCGGGTCCTCGCGCGCGGCACCGAGCTGCGCCTGACCGACCTGCACGGCGACGCCTGCGCCCACCTGCTCCTCTACGTGGACGGCCGGCCCTGGGAGCGGCTGAACGTCGCCGACACGGTCAAGGTCCAGTGGAACGCCTACCTCGGCGAGGGGGTGCTGCTCCTGTCCGACCAGGGCCGCGTGCTCGCCTCCGTCGTCGCCGACACCTCCGGCCGGCACGACGCCCTGTGCGGCACCTCCACCCTCGTCCGCAACACCGAGCGCTACGGCGACGGCAGCCCGCAGTCCCCCTCCCCGGCCGGCCGGGAGCTGTTCAAGCTGGCCGCCGCCAAGAACGGCCTGGAGCCCCGCGACCTGCCGCCCTCGCTCTCCTTCTTCCAGGGAGTGCAGGTGCGGGGCGACGGCAGCCTCGACTTCACCGGCTCGGCGGGCCCCGGCGCGAGCGTCACCCTGCGCGCGGAACAGGACGTGACGGTCCTGATCGCCAACGTGCCGCACCCGGCCGACGACCGGCCGCGCTATGTCAGCACCCCGCTGGAGGTCCTCGCCTGGCGGGCGGCGCCCACCGGGCCGGGCGATCAGCTGTGGGACGCCACGCCCGAGGGCCGCCGCGCCTTCCTCAACACCGCCGAATTCCTCACCGCGAGGGGGCTCGCATGA
- a CDS encoding TetR/AcrR family transcriptional regulator codes for MGTSSGRRVGRPRAAQRPDSGLAPRAELLLAAAELFTTRGYAATTTRAVAERAGMRQASMYHYVSGKEELLAALLESTVTPSLTCARELLADETRTAEERLRELCRTDVELLCGGTHNLGGLYLLPEVRTERFAGFHAVRAELKDAYRQLIAATAAGGALEKSGLDLRTDLVFGLIEGVILVHRSDPDRSVSEFARATADAALRIAGN; via the coding sequence ATGGGGACGAGCAGCGGACGCCGAGTGGGCCGCCCGCGGGCCGCGCAGCGCCCGGACAGCGGGCTCGCGCCGCGCGCCGAACTGCTGCTGGCCGCGGCGGAGTTGTTCACCACGCGTGGCTATGCCGCCACCACCACCCGGGCCGTCGCCGAGCGCGCGGGGATGCGTCAGGCCTCCATGTACCACTACGTCTCCGGCAAGGAGGAGCTGCTCGCCGCACTGCTGGAGTCGACGGTCACGCCCTCGCTGACCTGTGCCCGTGAGCTGCTCGCGGACGAGACGCGGACGGCCGAGGAACGGCTCCGGGAGCTGTGCCGCACCGACGTCGAGCTGCTGTGCGGCGGCACGCACAACCTGGGCGGCCTCTACCTGCTGCCCGAGGTGCGCACCGAGCGGTTCGCCGGCTTCCATGCCGTGCGCGCCGAACTCAAGGACGCCTACCGTCAGTTGATCGCCGCGACGGCCGCGGGCGGCGCACTGGAGAAGAGCGGGCTGGATCTGCGCACCGACCTGGTCTTCGGTCTGATCGAGGGCGTCATTCTCGTGCACCGCTCGGACCCCGACCGCTCCGTCTCGGAATTCGCCCGCGCCACCGCCGACGCGGCGCTGCGCATCGCGGGGAACTGA
- a CDS encoding sensor histidine kinase encodes MVSVQSPPGRRELPYARVLLLPAILMAAVTGAAVALVATQARLAVGICGTVATLLVTAAGAESVRRGRRLRELRAENGRRIAHLEQRVAGHAQENRRLAVEFVPNAVAWLRAGNSPREVMRDLSEGDPDFRALDDAQRAVVRKILDIVDHEESLRDSAQRSFVSIARRMQAIVHQQAAELREMEEDHGRNPEVFDDLLRIDHGTALIGRLADSIGVLGGGRPSRNWPQPVPLYSVLRGAMSRILEYRRIQLDSIAKVNIRGLSVEPLIHALAELLDNATRYSPPQSKVHVNAVEVQTGIAIEIEDAGVSLSEEARAKAERMLEQAMAGVDIQDVGGTPRLGLAVVGRLCTSFNLQVSLRTSAYGGVRAVLVVPSEMQTLDPAPGFAHGIGATAVPQIDLSTIGEGPKRPPKKRRPTNARIPAGISLTDDEVPEVTEWTEQGLPQRRSKTTIPITQRYAEAYAAQEAERLGKPDPFARRRPEPEPEPVKRAEPGLAFEAFWDGLVKAAPPGVHPTDFTRNPTAYLHLLEDKAETEADDEGDLT; translated from the coding sequence ATGGTGAGTGTTCAGTCCCCACCCGGTCGCCGAGAACTTCCCTACGCGCGCGTGCTGTTGCTGCCGGCGATACTGATGGCCGCGGTGACCGGAGCCGCGGTCGCCCTGGTGGCGACGCAGGCCCGGCTCGCCGTCGGCATCTGCGGAACCGTCGCCACCCTTCTCGTGACCGCGGCAGGGGCCGAATCGGTGCGCCGTGGGCGGCGCCTGCGGGAGCTCCGCGCGGAGAACGGCCGGCGCATCGCCCACCTGGAGCAGCGCGTGGCCGGCCACGCGCAGGAGAACCGCCGGCTCGCCGTGGAGTTCGTGCCCAACGCCGTGGCCTGGCTGCGCGCCGGGAATTCCCCCAGGGAGGTGATGCGCGACCTCAGCGAGGGTGATCCCGACTTCCGCGCACTGGACGACGCGCAGCGCGCCGTGGTCAGGAAGATCCTCGACATCGTCGACCACGAGGAGTCCCTGCGCGACTCCGCCCAGCGCTCCTTCGTCAGCATCGCCCGCCGGATGCAGGCCATCGTCCACCAACAGGCTGCGGAACTGCGCGAGATGGAGGAGGACCACGGCCGCAACCCCGAGGTCTTCGACGACCTGCTGCGCATCGACCACGGCACCGCGCTGATCGGCCGCCTCGCCGACTCCATCGGCGTGCTCGGCGGCGGCCGGCCCAGCCGCAACTGGCCCCAGCCCGTCCCGCTGTACAGCGTGCTGCGCGGCGCCATGTCCCGCATCCTGGAGTACCGCCGCATCCAGCTGGACTCCATCGCCAAGGTGAACATCCGCGGCCTCTCCGTCGAGCCGCTCATCCACGCCCTCGCGGAACTCCTCGACAACGCCACCCGCTACTCGCCCCCGCAGAGCAAGGTGCACGTCAACGCCGTCGAGGTGCAGACCGGCATCGCCATCGAGATCGAGGACGCCGGCGTCAGCCTCAGCGAAGAGGCCCGCGCCAAGGCCGAACGCATGCTGGAACAGGCCATGGCGGGCGTCGACATCCAGGACGTCGGCGGAACCCCGCGTCTGGGGCTCGCGGTCGTCGGCCGTCTGTGCACCTCGTTCAACCTCCAGGTCTCGTTGCGCACCTCGGCCTACGGCGGCGTCCGGGCCGTCCTCGTCGTGCCGAGCGAGATGCAGACCCTGGACCCCGCCCCCGGCTTCGCGCACGGTATCGGCGCCACCGCCGTACCGCAGATCGACCTGAGCACGATCGGCGAGGGCCCCAAGCGCCCGCCCAAGAAGCGCCGCCCCACCAACGCGCGCATCCCGGCCGGGATCTCCCTGACCGACGACGAGGTGCCCGAGGTCACCGAGTGGACCGAGCAGGGGCTGCCGCAGCGCCGCAGCAAGACCACGATCCCGATCACCCAGCGCTATGCCGAGGCGTACGCCGCTCAGGAGGCCGAACGCCTGGGCAAGCCCGACCCGTTCGCGCGGCGCCGGCCGGAGCCCGAACCCGAACCCGTGAAGCGGGCCGAGCCCGGCCTGGCGTTCGAGGCCTTCTGGGACGGCCTGGTGAAAGCGGCCCCGCCCGGTGTGCACCCCACCGACTTCACCCGCAATCCCACCGCATACCTGCATCTGCTCGAGGACAAGGCCGAGACCGAGGCCGACGATGAAGGGGACCTCACGTGA
- a CDS encoding roadblock/LC7 domain-containing protein: MIQQRQNFDWLLKELYDGVPGIEMIVVLSADGLRIARYAGDPDAADRVAAACAGLQSLAAAVGQEIHSSSGEMDMVVIDLSGGYFYMMSAGANAYLAVLADVRCEAGRMSGMMRDLVVRIGAHLTSPPRRNGQSV; encoded by the coding sequence GTGATCCAGCAGCGCCAAAACTTCGACTGGCTGCTCAAGGAGCTCTACGACGGGGTTCCGGGCATCGAGATGATCGTGGTCCTCTCGGCCGACGGACTGCGCATCGCCCGCTACGCCGGCGACCCCGACGCCGCCGACCGGGTCGCCGCCGCCTGCGCGGGCCTGCAGAGCCTGGCCGCCGCCGTCGGTCAGGAGATCCACTCCAGCAGCGGCGAGATGGACATGGTCGTCATCGACCTCAGCGGTGGCTACTTCTACATGATGTCGGCCGGCGCCAACGCCTACCTCGCGGTCCTCGCCGACGTGCGCTGCGAGGCGGGCCGGATGAGCGGCATGATGCGTGACCTCGTGGTCCGTATCGGCGCCCATCTGACCAGTCCGCCCCGGCGTAACGGGCAGAGCGTATGA
- a CDS encoding DUF742 domain-containing protein: MTPPQRRRRQPLPQPPPPPPPPSAKKGQEGHEGQEGEGKNPERLYIITGADGERAPVDLVTLIVARAEPPSSATPEQTAVLRMCAAPLSVAEISAYLRLPFSVVTVLLTEMLAAELVQARAPIVRQQLPDRSLLEAVMHGLQRL, encoded by the coding sequence ATGACGCCTCCGCAACGCCGTCGGCGACAACCGCTGCCGCAACCGCCCCCGCCACCTCCGCCGCCGTCCGCGAAGAAGGGCCAGGAGGGCCACGAGGGCCAGGAGGGGGAGGGCAAGAACCCCGAGCGGCTGTACATCATCACGGGCGCGGACGGCGAGCGCGCGCCCGTCGACCTCGTCACCCTGATCGTGGCGCGTGCGGAACCCCCCTCGTCCGCCACCCCGGAACAGACGGCGGTGCTGCGGATGTGCGCCGCCCCGCTGTCGGTGGCCGAGATCTCGGCCTATCTGCGCCTGCCGTTCAGTGTGGTGACGGTGCTGCTCACCGAGATGCTGGCGGCCGAACTCGTCCAGGCACGCGCCCCCATCGTCCGGCAGCAGCTCCCGGACCGTTCCCTTCTCGAAGCGGTGATGCATGGACTTCAACGGCTCTGA
- a CDS encoding GTP-binding protein yields the protein MDFNGSDTIPGPRAEDHLPHTTTAAAKIVIVGGFGVGKTTMVGSVSEIRPLTTEETMTQAGIGVDDNYGSETKTATTVAMDFGRIRITEQVVLYLFGTPGQERFWFLWNGLFEGALGAVVLVDTRRLEVSFEVMGRLEEGGVPFVVAVNTFPDGPRYPIDDLRAALDLPPEIPIVECDVRRRASSRDVLMTLMRFLHSLALARSLT from the coding sequence ATGGACTTCAACGGCTCTGACACGATCCCCGGCCCACGGGCCGAGGACCATCTGCCGCACACCACCACCGCCGCGGCGAAGATCGTCATCGTGGGCGGCTTCGGCGTCGGCAAGACGACCATGGTCGGCTCCGTCAGCGAGATCAGGCCGCTGACCACCGAGGAGACCATGACCCAGGCGGGCATCGGGGTCGACGACAACTACGGCTCCGAGACCAAGACCGCCACCACCGTGGCCATGGACTTCGGCCGCATCCGCATCACCGAGCAGGTCGTGCTCTACCTCTTCGGCACACCCGGCCAGGAACGCTTCTGGTTCCTGTGGAACGGCCTGTTCGAGGGCGCGCTCGGCGCGGTCGTCCTGGTCGACACCCGCCGCCTCGAGGTCAGCTTCGAGGTCATGGGCCGGCTCGAGGAGGGCGGAGTGCCCTTCGTCGTCGCCGTCAACACCTTTCCCGACGGCCCCCGTTATCCCATCGACGACCTGCGGGCCGCCCTCGACCTGCCGCCCGAGATCCCGATCGTGGAGTGCGACGTGCGCCGCCGCGCCTCCAGCCGCGACGTCCTGATGACCCTCATGCGCTTCCTGCACTCCCTGGCCCTGGCCCGCAGCCTCACCTGA